A stretch of DNA from Halioglobus japonicus:
CGAAGGCCAGCCACATATCATCGTCATCGACGGCGCCGACGAAGTGGATATGAGGCGCCAGCTGCAACGCCTCGACGGCCTTCAAGGTTTCTCCTTGGTCACCATTGCGGGTCAGGCCGTCACTGGGGTTTTCCCCACGACGAGCATGCCCACTCCCTTGGTGGCCTCAAGTACACGCGGAAGGCCGTGCCTGAGGAAGTGCGACAGGCCCTTGCGCTTCGTCAGCCTGCCGGCAAACAGCAGGTAGCGTTCAAAGGGAATAGCGTGACGCTCCCTGAATGCTGCTATTTGCTCCTCGTCGAGGCCGGAGGGTAGATCGGTACCGGGATTGATCACGGTAATGCGCGCCGGTTGTACTCCCCGACCCGTTGCCAGCTGGCGAGTATTCTCACTGTTGGCGATGAGGTGGTCCGCGTTGCGAATGGAGGGCAGAAACAGCCACTGGTAGGGTTTGCTGTTAACGACCAGGTCGAGGCCGTGCAGGAAGATCAGCGATCTTGCGCCACACAGCCGTCTGGCCAGTGCAACCAGGGGCGCTGCAAGGCCGCTGCCGCCCACTATGAGCTCGAAACGATCGCGGCGGCAATGGCGCAGGACGTGGGCAAGGCCACTGGACATGAAGCCGGCGAGGGAGGATGGCGCCGTAAAAACGGTCGTGTCATCTGGCAGGTGCTGCTCGCAGCCAGCCGGGCCGATGACGGTGAGGTCGAGGTAGTGCCGCATGCCCAGGGCGGCATTCAGGATGAGCCGTTCCATTCCGCCGACAAGCGGCGGTAGATTCCGCGTAATCAGCAGAACCCGGGGTTTGTGAGGCTCAGTCCTGGCCATGTTTTGCCAGTACCCAGATGTGTGGTGTCAGCCAGGGCAGGCCTCGGGCCACGAAGTGGGCGAGACGGTGTTTCAGGCTGCCGGGAGGCAGCATATAGTCAACGCCGAATCGGGTGGGTTCTGCGATCACCCGTGCCGAGTAGTCGCTGAAATTGAAGGCTTCACACAGTTTGCGCAGCGCCCAATAGCTGACGTGCTTCTCGTGGTAGAAGTCGCCTTTGCCCGCGGCACGCAGGTAATAGTGTGCCATTGGTCTTGGGATGACCGACAGTAACGGTAGCTTGTGGTGGGGCTCCATATACATCAGGCGATTGTTGCCTGAGAAATAGCAGAAACCACCGGGCTTCAGGACCCGGTAGATTTCCCGAAACATCTGGCTGGCGTCCGGTACGTGTTCGTAGACATGCGAGCACACCACCACGTCGACGCTGGCATCGTCCTGCTCGAGCGCCATGGCATCGCCGGCGGCAAAGTGGAGGTTGGGTTTGGCGAAGGTCTCCCTGGCGTGAGCCATCGCGGGCTCATCAATATCGACGCCGAAGACAGTGCCGAAGTAGTCAGCGAGAAGGTTGTCGATAATACCGCTGGAACTGCCGACATCCAGGAGGGTGAGATCCGTGAGATCCTCACGTGCCAGGTAATCCTGGCACACTTTGAGTACGGTTCTCGCTTTGCGCTCGCGCCCCTCGGCATTGAACACGGAGGGTTTCAACGCCGAATAGTTGTACTGGTAATCCCGATCCATGTGCCTCTCACCAGAATTATTTTTGTATATGCACTAGCATCTGAAGCTAATATCCCCACCCCAGTCTAATCCGGTCTCCAGCGCATAATCGCGGTAACATACTGATATTGAAAATCAATTCCACGCCCCGAGTCCCAGATAAAAACGCTATATACCGTCTTGGTCGTAAATTGTCTCGAAATGGCCGCTAAGCCTAAGCAAAAATGATAACACCAATTGAGTTCGTGAAAGAGCGGTATAAACCTTTTCCGGGAAACTTGGAACAACGTATCTGGGGGGGGCAAAAAAGCGAACGCTACCACGAATCGCTCGGTAACCTGAAGCCAGCTAGTGTTTATTCTAGGCGCAGACAACAGATTCTCGATCAATGAAAGGAGATATTACTGAACACCTTGGCGACGCGTCCCAAGATGCTTTCTAAACAATCAGGCAGAGTTACAGGTCCAGATGAGCTGAAGCGTCTATTAAATGACGATGCAGCCTGAATGGAAAGTTATAACGACGCACAAATGATCACCCAAACCCTGCGATTTGACTGCATGCTGATCTCCTTTAGGCACTGACCCTTTGCAAACACGCAGGCACTTAGGTCAAGCAGCCCGAATGTACAGATATAAAGGATCACCATTATCGTAGAAATCAATAGTGTTATACTGCCCCCAACAAACAAGAATCATTTCACTCCCATGGAAAAACAAAATCTACCTGAAACCCTCGCGGACCGGCTGCAACGTTTGGAAACCGTCGTCAAAAATCTTGAGTCCGAAGACCAATCAATTGAAAAGTCGCTGGCAGAGTACGAAGAGGGAATTAATCTTATCCGTAAAGCTCAGGCTGACATCTCCAACGCAGAGCAAAAAGTTCATATTCTCGGCAATACCGCCTTTGGCGAAGAAGAAAGCTGATAGTGGCTGCTATAACTGTGCTTACCGCATTTATGCAAAAGTGTCGACTAAACCCGAAAGATCAACTCCCTCTTGATCTTCTAATCCCCGATCTGGCAGCAGTGTGCAGCTACGCATTGGAGGAAAGTGGCAAGCAAGTACGGCCGGCCCTAGCCTACCTTGCATTCTCGACAATAACACCCGGTTCGATCAACTTGGTCCCTGTCTCCGCTCTGGAACTAATCCACACCTACTCCCTAATCCACGACGACCTCCCCGCCATGGACGACGACGATATGCGTCGTGGCAAGCCCTCTCTTCACAAGGCTTTCGACGAAGCCACCGCCATTCTTGTGGGCGATGGCCTCCAGGCCCGAGCTTTCGAACTACTCGCCGATGCCCCGGATCTATCAGTAGAGCAAAAAGTGCGCATGATTAAAGTGCTCGCCCAAGCATCCGGTTTTGAGGGCATGGTCGGCGGCCAATACATCGACATTCAGGCCGTCGACTCCGACATGACCCTGGAAGAACTCCAGGCCATGCACGAGATGAAGACCGGCGCCCTCGTCCGCGCATCTCTCGCCCTGGGTGGCATTGCTGCCAATGGCACAGACGAGCAGTTGGCGGCGCTGGACGAGTACGGCAAGCACATCGGGCTGGCCTTTCAGGTTGTCGACGACATTCTGGATGTGGAAGGTGACGCGGAAGCGCTCGGCAAAACAGCGGGCAAAGACGCTGAAGCCAATAAACCGACTTATGTGAAACTCCTGGGTCTCGACGGCGCCAAAGCCGAGGCGAAGCGCCTGCTACAGGCAGCTATCGATGCACTGGAAATGTTTGGGGATTCAGCGGACCAACTCCGTGACCTGGCCCGATATATCGTGGAGAGGGATCGATAAGTGACTTTGGGGCGGC
This window harbors:
- a CDS encoding glycosyltransferase, producing the protein MERLILNAALGMRHYLDLTVIGPAGCEQHLPDDTTVFTAPSSLAGFMSSGLAHVLRHCRRDRFELIVGGSGLAAPLVALARRLCGARSLIFLHGLDLVVNSKPYQWLFLPSIRNADHLIANSENTRQLATGRGVQPARITVINPGTDLPSGLDEEQIAAFRERHAIPFERYLLFAGRLTKRKGLSHFLRHGLPRVLEATKGVGMLVVGKTPVTA
- a CDS encoding class I SAM-dependent methyltransferase, giving the protein MDRDYQYNYSALKPSVFNAEGRERKARTVLKVCQDYLAREDLTDLTLLDVGSSSGIIDNLLADYFGTVFGVDIDEPAMAHARETFAKPNLHFAAGDAMALEQDDASVDVVVCSHVYEHVPDASQMFREIYRVLKPGGFCYFSGNNRLMYMEPHHKLPLLSVIPRPMAHYYLRAAGKGDFYHEKHVSYWALRKLCEAFNFSDYSARVIAEPTRFGVDYMLPPGSLKHRLAHFVARGLPWLTPHIWVLAKHGQD
- the xseB gene encoding exodeoxyribonuclease VII small subunit, whose amino-acid sequence is MEKQNLPETLADRLQRLETVVKNLESEDQSIEKSLAEYEEGINLIRKAQADISNAEQKVHILGNTAFGEEES
- a CDS encoding polyprenyl synthetase family protein, with the translated sequence MQKCRLNPKDQLPLDLLIPDLAAVCSYALEESGKQVRPALAYLAFSTITPGSINLVPVSALELIHTYSLIHDDLPAMDDDDMRRGKPSLHKAFDEATAILVGDGLQARAFELLADAPDLSVEQKVRMIKVLAQASGFEGMVGGQYIDIQAVDSDMTLEELQAMHEMKTGALVRASLALGGIAANGTDEQLAALDEYGKHIGLAFQVVDDILDVEGDAEALGKTAGKDAEANKPTYVKLLGLDGAKAEAKRLLQAAIDALEMFGDSADQLRDLARYIVERDR